One Pseudonocardia abyssalis DNA segment encodes these proteins:
- a CDS encoding sirohydrochlorin chelatase gives MNLLLVAHGTRDPAGAVVTEAVAALVRHRLGVRVEPCYVDVRHPTPSDALADLPGPCVAVPMFLAAGYHVRVDVPSQISATGRSDVVIGETFGPDPALVGAAADRLRTAGLRDGDAVVLAVAGSSDPYAQADGERAARRLGRALSRPVTLATIATGGPRVGDAVAALRDGGARRVAVASWLLAPGLFQRTLDECGADVVGAPIAAHDAVVELVVDRYRAATAAQRDTAELRTA, from the coding sequence GTGAACCTGCTGCTCGTCGCGCACGGCACACGCGACCCGGCCGGTGCGGTCGTCACGGAGGCGGTGGCCGCACTCGTCCGGCACCGGCTCGGGGTGCGCGTCGAGCCCTGCTACGTCGACGTGCGGCACCCGACGCCGTCCGACGCACTCGCGGACCTGCCCGGGCCCTGCGTCGCCGTCCCGATGTTCCTGGCCGCGGGCTACCACGTGCGTGTCGACGTCCCGTCGCAGATCAGCGCGACGGGACGCTCCGACGTCGTGATCGGGGAGACGTTCGGACCCGATCCCGCTCTCGTCGGCGCGGCGGCCGACCGGCTGCGCACGGCGGGGCTGCGCGACGGGGACGCCGTCGTGCTCGCCGTCGCCGGGTCCAGCGACCCCTACGCGCAGGCCGACGGCGAGCGCGCCGCCCGGCGGCTGGGCCGTGCTCTGTCCCGTCCCGTCACGCTCGCGACCATCGCCACCGGCGGCCCGAGGGTGGGCGACGCGGTCGCCGCGCTGCGCGACGGCGGGGCCCGGCGGGTCGCGGTGGCGTCCTGGCTGCTCGCCCCCGGGCTGTTCCAGCGCACGCTCGACGAGTGCGGGGCCGACGTCGTGGGGGCCCCGATCGCCGCGCACGACGCCGTGGTCGAGCTGGTGGTGGACCGGTACCGGGCCGCGACGGCCGCGCAGCGGGACACGGCGGAACTGCGCACGGCCTGA
- a CDS encoding ATP-dependent helicase, whose translation MTRTLPSARVAPGLVRAPRRVGVVPEWDAAALRVLAHAAGPLKVLGGPGTGKTTLLLAAVAGRVAAGEDPARTLLLVGSRRAAGEFRERLADLAGGADRTLREPLVRTVHSYAFGVLRLHAARHGDPPPRLLAGAEQDAVVRDLLAGELFDEVPGSGWPDRLRPALALPGFAAELRELILRAAERGLGPDELAGLGELHDVGAWSAAGRFFRTYEQVTLLRGAAGRGAPQATAPALDAAELVSAALDALASDPELLAAERHRVQHLLVDDAQDLDPQQMELVRALGSTARTVLLAGDPDQAVLNFRGADPTGMTAIEADTVVLGVDHRSAPAVRAAGARLAARLPGAGPGRRRVGPPGEAGPPGPADLAAPSGSADVAGPPGPADVAARSGSADVAGPSDAAEPPTAGAPTQDGVVDVRIFASAAQEAGWVADRLRRAHLTDGVPWSRMAVLSRSTRRSLPTLRRALLAAGVPIAAPPDELPTARQPAVVPLLMVLRYAARPQELDADAATALLTSPLGSADPMRMRRLRRGLLRLHAGGPDAESGEGSDPLLVDALRAAARGRPDPLSALPANETAPLRRVGALLALAGEAVRDGESAEEVLWRVWQRCGLGQRWSESSARGGPAGAAADRDLDAVLALFDAAARHADRLPGAGVVGFTEYLTEQHLPSDSLAARAPHSDAVVLLTAHAARGREWDVVAVPGVQEGAWPDLRLRGSLLGNERLVDLVAGVAAPQETVSRMAPLLAEERRLFYSACTRARTMLLVSGVQGEDEQPSRFLDELDPLPAEKAERAVHRPGRSLVLAELVGELRRAVCDPVADPARHARAAASLARLAEAGVPGAHPDQWYGLAPLSAQAPLREPGEVVPVSPSDVEKILRCPLRWVLERHGGSDNGALAAITGSLVHALVQAAAAGAEQGELETALQAAWARLDAGAPWFGRRELVRVRGMLAAFDEWVRSSRADGLRLVAVEQAVQLDLPPDEVEVGTPGPWLRLRGRVDRLEADAEGRPVVIDVKTGKTAVSARAAAEHPQLAVYQLAAALGAFGDLVDAAAGPGGARLVYVADRKAGGEAKEPAQPPLDEDGVQLWRAVVRDAGVQSSGSVFVARLGPDCDRCPVHTSCPAHGAGRPVTEA comes from the coding sequence GTGACCCGCACCCTCCCCTCCGCCCGCGTGGCGCCCGGTCTCGTGCGCGCGCCGCGCCGGGTCGGGGTCGTCCCGGAGTGGGACGCCGCCGCGCTGCGGGTGCTCGCGCATGCCGCGGGGCCGCTGAAGGTCCTCGGCGGTCCGGGCACGGGCAAGACCACGCTGCTGCTCGCCGCCGTCGCGGGGCGGGTGGCCGCGGGGGAGGACCCGGCGCGCACGCTGCTGCTGGTCGGGAGCAGGCGCGCGGCGGGGGAGTTCCGGGAGCGGCTGGCCGATCTCGCCGGCGGTGCCGACCGCACGCTGCGCGAGCCGCTCGTCCGCACCGTCCACTCGTACGCGTTCGGCGTGCTGCGCCTGCACGCCGCCCGCCACGGCGACCCGCCGCCGCGCCTGCTGGCCGGCGCCGAGCAGGACGCCGTGGTGCGCGATCTGCTGGCCGGTGAGCTGTTCGACGAGGTTCCCGGCTCGGGCTGGCCCGACCGGCTGCGTCCCGCGCTCGCCCTGCCCGGGTTCGCCGCCGAGCTGCGTGAGCTGATCCTGCGGGCCGCCGAGCGCGGGCTGGGTCCCGACGAGCTCGCCGGGCTGGGCGAGTTGCACGACGTGGGGGCCTGGAGCGCGGCGGGCCGGTTCTTCCGCACCTACGAGCAGGTCACGCTGCTGCGCGGCGCCGCGGGCCGGGGGGCCCCGCAGGCCACGGCACCCGCGCTCGACGCCGCCGAGCTGGTTTCCGCCGCCCTCGACGCGCTGGCGTCCGATCCCGAGCTGCTCGCCGCCGAGCGGCACCGCGTGCAGCACCTGCTCGTCGACGACGCCCAGGACCTCGATCCCCAGCAGATGGAACTGGTGCGGGCGCTCGGTTCCACCGCCCGCACCGTGCTGCTCGCGGGCGACCCCGACCAGGCCGTCCTCAACTTCCGCGGGGCCGACCCCACGGGGATGACCGCGATCGAGGCCGACACGGTCGTACTCGGTGTCGACCACCGCAGCGCCCCCGCCGTGCGAGCGGCCGGGGCGCGGTTGGCCGCCCGGCTGCCCGGGGCCGGTCCGGGTCGTCGGCGCGTCGGTCCGCCGGGCGAGGCCGGTCCGCCGGGCCCGGCGGATCTGGCCGCGCCGTCCGGTTCGGCCGATGTGGCCGGGCCGCCGGGCCCGGCGGATGTGGCCGCGCGGTCCGGTTCGGCGGATGTGGCCGGGCCGTCGGACGCGGCGGAGCCGCCGACCGCCGGAGCGCCCACCCAGGACGGCGTCGTCGACGTCCGCATCTTCGCCTCCGCCGCCCAGGAGGCGGGCTGGGTGGCCGACCGGCTGCGCCGCGCCCACCTCACCGACGGTGTGCCGTGGTCGCGGATGGCGGTGCTGTCGCGGTCCACCCGCCGCTCGTTGCCCACGCTGCGCCGCGCGCTCCTCGCAGCCGGTGTCCCGATCGCCGCCCCGCCCGACGAGCTGCCCACCGCCCGTCAGCCCGCCGTCGTGCCGCTGCTCATGGTGCTGCGCTACGCCGCCCGCCCCCAGGAGCTCGACGCCGACGCCGCCACGGCCCTGCTCACGTCCCCGCTGGGCTCGGCCGACCCGATGCGGATGCGCCGCCTGCGCCGCGGCCTGCTCCGGCTGCACGCGGGAGGCCCCGACGCCGAGTCCGGCGAGGGGTCCGATCCCCTCCTCGTCGACGCCCTGCGCGCCGCCGCCCGCGGCCGGCCCGACCCGCTGTCGGCCCTCCCGGCCAACGAGACCGCCCCACTGCGCCGCGTCGGGGCCCTGCTGGCGCTCGCAGGCGAGGCCGTGCGCGACGGCGAGAGCGCCGAGGAGGTGCTCTGGCGGGTGTGGCAGCGGTGCGGGCTGGGGCAGCGGTGGAGCGAGTCCAGTGCGCGGGGCGGCCCGGCGGGCGCCGCGGCCGACCGCGACCTCGACGCCGTCCTCGCCCTGTTCGACGCCGCCGCGCGGCACGCCGACCGGTTGCCGGGCGCAGGCGTCGTCGGCTTCACCGAGTACCTCACCGAGCAGCACCTGCCCAGCGACTCGCTCGCCGCCCGCGCACCCCACAGCGACGCTGTCGTGCTGCTCACCGCGCACGCCGCCCGCGGCCGGGAGTGGGACGTCGTCGCGGTGCCTGGGGTGCAGGAGGGGGCCTGGCCCGATCTGCGGCTGCGCGGGAGCCTGCTCGGCAACGAGCGGCTGGTCGATCTCGTGGCCGGGGTCGCGGCGCCGCAGGAGACGGTCTCGCGGATGGCTCCGCTGCTGGCCGAGGAGCGGCGGCTGTTCTACTCCGCGTGCACCCGAGCCCGCACGATGTTGCTGGTCAGCGGTGTGCAGGGGGAGGACGAGCAGCCCTCGCGCTTCCTCGACGAGCTCGATCCCCTGCCTGCGGAGAAGGCCGAGCGGGCGGTGCACCGCCCGGGGCGCTCGCTCGTGCTCGCGGAGCTGGTCGGGGAGCTTCGCCGGGCGGTCTGCGACCCCGTCGCCGATCCGGCGCGGCACGCCCGCGCGGCGGCGTCGCTCGCCCGCCTCGCCGAGGCCGGCGTGCCCGGGGCCCATCCCGACCAGTGGTACGGCCTCGCGCCGCTCTCGGCGCAGGCCCCGCTGCGTGAGCCCGGCGAGGTCGTGCCGGTGTCGCCGTCCGACGTCGAGAAGATCCTGCGCTGCCCGCTGCGGTGGGTGCTGGAGCGCCACGGGGGGAGCGACAACGGGGCACTCGCGGCGATCACCGGGTCGCTGGTGCACGCGCTCGTCCAGGCCGCGGCGGCGGGCGCGGAACAGGGGGAGCTGGAGACGGCCCTGCAGGCGGCGTGGGCCCGGCTCGACGCGGGAGCGCCGTGGTTCGGCCGCCGCGAGCTCGTCCGCGTCCGCGGGATGCTCGCGGCGTTCGACGAGTGGGTGCGGTCGAGCCGCGCCGACGGGCTGCGGCTGGTCGCCGTCGAGCAGGCGGTGCAGCTCGACCTGCCGCCCGACGAGGTCGAGGTCGGCACCCCCGGGCCCTGGCTGCGGCTCAGGGGCCGCGTCGACCGCCTGGAGGCCGACGCCGAGGGCCGACCGGTCGTGATCGACGTGAAGACGGGCAAGACGGCGGTGAGCGCCCGCGCGGCAGCGGAGCACCCGCAGCTCGCGGTGTACCAGCTGGCCGCCGCGCTCGGTGCGTTCGGCGACCTCGTCGATGCCGCGGCCGGCCCGGGCGGTGCCCGCCTGGTCTACGTCGCCGACCGCAAGGCCGGCGGGGAGGCGAAGGAGCCCGCTCAGCCCCCGCTCGACGAGGACGGCGTCCAGCTGTGGCGGGCGGTGGTGCGTGATGCGGGGGTGCAGTCGTCGGGATCGGTGTTCGTCGCACGCCTGGGCCCCGACTGCGACCGCTGCCCGGTCCACACCAGCTGTCCCGCCCACGGCGCCGGCCGCCCGGTCACGGAGGCGTGA
- a CDS encoding MGMT family protein, with translation MDEETVERIREVVRAIPPGETSSYGEVAARAGLPGRARLVGRILSEDGHDLPWHRVLRADGTCAPQVAREQSARLRAEGVLLVDGRLPRRRRADPR, from the coding sequence ATCGACGAGGAGACCGTCGAGCGGATCCGCGAGGTGGTCCGCGCGATCCCGCCGGGCGAGACGTCGAGCTACGGCGAGGTCGCCGCGCGGGCCGGGCTCCCCGGCCGCGCACGGCTCGTCGGCCGGATCCTCTCCGAGGACGGCCACGACCTGCCGTGGCACCGCGTCCTGCGCGCCGACGGGACGTGCGCGCCCCAGGTCGCGCGGGAGCAGAGTGCCCGCCTGCGCGCCGAGGGCGTCCTCCTGGTCGACGGCCGGCTCCCCCGCCGCCGCCGAGCCGACCCGCGCTGA
- the nirB gene encoding nitrite reductase large subunit NirB, translating into MLELVVIGNGMVGHRLVQALCDRDSAGTWHITVLGEETRPAYDRVALSSYVDGVSAEDLTLPSLTVDLHLGDPAVAIDRDTRRITTETGRVLPYDALVLATGSVPFVPPVPGRDLPGCFVYRTLDDLDAIKAAAADAVARPGAGRRSAVVVGGGLLGLEAARALRSLGLSPQVVEIAPRLMPVQVDEGGGALLRRLVETEELQVRCGVSVNGIAEDRGRLVATLSDGVELDADLVVFSAGIRPADALARAAGLPVGERGGVLVDNRCRTSDEHVWAIGEVAALEGRTYGLVAPGYAMAEVVADRLLGGPATMTPEELDMSTQLKMLGVDVASFGDAQATTPGALEVVVNDPVAGTYAKLVISDDARTLLGGVLVGDASKYAALRPLVGSPLPADPVALIAPGGVELGADALPDSAQICSCNSVTKGAIVHAIGDGADTVAALKSCTRAGTSCGSCVPLLKKLLIDSGVQVSKALCEHFAQSRAELFEIVAGSGIRTFSELVSRFGQGRGCDICKPAVASILASLGTGHVHDGEQATLQDTNDHFLANLQRNGTYSVVPRLPGGEVSPAQLITIGEVARDFGLYTKITGGQRIDMFGARVEQLPAIWRRLVDAGFESGHAYGKSLRTVKSCVGTTWCRYGVQDSVGLAVALELRYRGLRAPHKFKSGVSGCARECAEARSKDFGIIATEEGWNLYVGGNGGFTPRHAELLASDLDTETLVKLIDRYLMFYIRTADRLQRTAPWIESLDGGLDHLRAVVVEDSLGICADLEAAMEQHVGSYADEWRGVLEDEEKLARFVSFVNAPDTPDPLVQTREERGQRVPVALGLPGVGA; encoded by the coding sequence ATGTTGGAACTCGTCGTCATCGGCAACGGGATGGTCGGGCACCGCCTCGTGCAGGCCCTCTGTGATCGCGATTCCGCGGGCACCTGGCACATCACTGTGCTGGGCGAGGAGACCCGTCCCGCCTACGACCGGGTGGCCCTGTCGTCCTACGTCGACGGGGTGAGTGCCGAGGACCTGACGCTGCCCTCCCTCACCGTCGACCTGCACCTCGGCGACCCCGCCGTCGCGATCGACCGCGACACGCGACGGATCACCACGGAGACCGGCCGCGTCCTGCCCTACGACGCGCTCGTGCTCGCGACCGGTTCGGTGCCGTTCGTGCCGCCGGTGCCCGGCCGCGACCTCCCCGGCTGCTTCGTCTACCGCACCCTCGACGACCTCGACGCGATCAAGGCGGCCGCCGCCGACGCCGTGGCCCGGCCCGGTGCCGGCCGGCGGTCCGCGGTCGTCGTGGGCGGGGGCCTGCTCGGCCTGGAGGCGGCCCGCGCGCTGCGCTCGCTGGGGCTCTCGCCGCAGGTCGTCGAGATCGCGCCCCGGCTCATGCCGGTGCAGGTCGACGAGGGCGGCGGGGCGTTGCTGCGACGGCTGGTCGAGACGGAGGAGCTGCAGGTGCGCTGCGGTGTCTCCGTCAACGGGATCGCCGAGGATCGCGGGCGGCTGGTGGCCACCCTGTCCGACGGTGTCGAGCTGGACGCCGACCTCGTCGTCTTCTCCGCCGGCATCCGGCCCGCCGACGCGTTGGCCCGCGCGGCCGGGCTGCCGGTGGGGGAGCGCGGCGGGGTGCTCGTCGACAACCGCTGCCGGACCTCCGACGAGCATGTCTGGGCGATCGGCGAGGTCGCGGCACTGGAGGGGCGCACCTACGGGCTCGTGGCGCCGGGGTACGCGATGGCCGAGGTCGTCGCCGACCGGCTGCTCGGCGGTCCCGCGACGATGACGCCCGAGGAACTCGACATGTCGACGCAGCTCAAGATGCTGGGCGTCGACGTGGCCAGCTTCGGCGACGCCCAGGCGACCACCCCCGGTGCGCTGGAGGTGGTCGTCAACGACCCGGTGGCCGGGACCTACGCCAAGCTGGTGATCTCCGACGACGCCCGCACGCTGCTCGGCGGCGTGCTCGTCGGCGACGCCTCGAAGTACGCCGCGCTGCGCCCGCTGGTCGGCTCGCCGCTGCCCGCCGACCCGGTCGCGCTGATCGCGCCCGGGGGTGTGGAGCTGGGGGCCGACGCCCTGCCGGACTCGGCCCAGATCTGCTCCTGCAACTCCGTCACCAAGGGCGCGATCGTGCACGCGATCGGCGACGGCGCCGACACCGTGGCCGCGTTGAAGAGCTGCACCAGGGCCGGCACCAGCTGCGGATCGTGCGTGCCGCTGCTCAAGAAGCTGCTGATCGACTCCGGCGTGCAGGTCTCGAAGGCGCTGTGCGAACACTTCGCGCAGTCGCGGGCGGAGCTGTTCGAGATCGTCGCCGGGTCGGGGATCCGGACGTTCTCCGAGCTGGTGTCGCGCTTCGGTCAGGGGCGCGGTTGCGACATCTGCAAGCCCGCCGTCGCGTCGATCCTCGCCTCGCTCGGCACCGGGCACGTCCACGACGGCGAGCAGGCGACCCTGCAGGACACCAACGACCACTTCCTCGCCAACCTGCAGCGCAACGGCACCTACTCGGTGGTGCCGCGGCTGCCCGGCGGGGAGGTGAGCCCCGCGCAGCTGATCACGATCGGCGAGGTCGCCCGTGACTTCGGGCTCTACACCAAGATCACCGGCGGGCAGCGGATCGACATGTTCGGCGCCCGCGTCGAACAGCTTCCCGCGATCTGGCGCCGGCTCGTCGACGCCGGGTTCGAGTCCGGGCACGCGTACGGGAAGTCGCTGCGCACGGTGAAGTCGTGCGTCGGGACGACGTGGTGCCGCTACGGCGTGCAGGACTCGGTCGGGCTCGCGGTGGCGCTGGAGCTGCGGTACCGGGGGCTGCGGGCGCCGCACAAGTTCAAGTCCGGGGTGTCGGGGTGTGCGCGCGAGTGCGCGGAGGCCCGCAGCAAGGACTTCGGGATCATCGCCACCGAGGAGGGCTGGAACCTCTACGTCGGCGGCAACGGCGGGTTCACCCCGCGGCACGCCGAGCTGCTGGCCTCGGACCTGGACACCGAGACCCTCGTGAAGCTCATCGACCGGTACCTCATGTTCTACATCCGCACCGCCGACCGGCTGCAGCGCACGGCGCCGTGGATCGAGTCGCTCGACGGCGGCCTCGACCACCTGCGCGCGGTCGTCGTCGAGGACTCCCTCGGCATCTGCGCCGACCTGGAGGCCGCGATGGAGCAGCACGTGGGCAGCTACGCCGACGAGTGGCGCGGGGTGCTGGAGGACGAGGAGAAGCTCGCGCGGTTCGTGTCCTTCGTCAACGCGCCCGACACGCCCGACCCGCTGGTGCAGACCCGCGAGGAGCGCGGGCAGCGCGTGCCGGTCGCGCTCGGGCTGCCGGGGGTGGGGGCGTGA
- a CDS encoding alpha/beta fold hydrolase, producing the protein MSPLHLHSFGDGDPVLALHGVTGHGERWRVLADALPDHRLIGVDLRGHGRSPWAPPWGFEQHVTDLLAVLDAEGLDRVPVIGHSFGGAIAVHLTRIAPERVERLVLLDPAIGLDPQDMLETAEDTRADESYPDLAAARADRTQRWEGIAADLVDAELAAHLVPDGDRWRYRYSRAAVVAAWGEMARTAITPVGPTLLVPATKADFVAPAWVDACRAALGDDLTVAPVDSGHMVFLERTAEVAEHIRAFLR; encoded by the coding sequence GTGAGCCCGCTGCATCTGCACTCGTTCGGTGACGGTGATCCGGTCCTCGCCCTGCACGGCGTCACCGGGCACGGGGAGCGCTGGCGGGTCCTCGCCGACGCCCTGCCCGACCACCGCCTGATCGGGGTCGACCTGCGCGGCCACGGCCGCTCCCCATGGGCCCCGCCCTGGGGGTTCGAGCAGCACGTCACCGACCTCCTCGCCGTCCTCGACGCCGAGGGGCTCGACCGCGTCCCGGTGATCGGGCACTCCTTCGGCGGCGCGATCGCGGTACACCTGACCCGGATCGCGCCCGAGCGCGTCGAGAGGCTCGTCCTGCTCGACCCCGCCATCGGCCTCGACCCCCAGGACATGCTGGAGACCGCCGAGGACACCCGCGCCGACGAGTCCTACCCCGATCTCGCCGCCGCCCGCGCCGACCGCACCCAGCGCTGGGAGGGCATCGCCGCCGACCTCGTGGACGCCGAGCTCGCCGCCCATCTCGTCCCCGACGGCGACCGGTGGCGCTACCGCTACTCCCGCGCCGCCGTCGTCGCGGCCTGGGGCGAGATGGCGCGTACCGCGATCACCCCCGTCGGGCCGACGCTGCTCGTCCCGGCCACGAAGGCCGACTTCGTCGCCCCGGCGTGGGTCGACGCCTGCCGCGCCGCCCTCGGCGACGACCTCACCGTCGCCCCGGTCGACTCCGGGCACATGGTGTTCCTGGAGCGCACGGCCGAGGTCGCGGAGCACATCCGCGCGTTCCTGCGGTGA
- a CDS encoding isocitrate lyase/PEP mutase family protein, protein MTLSDKAAELRRLHSDPEILVVVNVWDAISAKVVADQGSKALATASHSIAATLGYADGENIPRDLMIDMVGRIAAAVDIPVTADLESGYGDAGETVRRAIGVGIVGANLEDKMAPLAEAVAAVEAALKAGESEGVDFVLNARTDAFVKAGDRDKADVLKDAIERGRAFVDAGAPCVFVPGKLDEPTVVALVEGIGERKVSVINVPGSLPQARLAELGVARISFGPWTQRSALTHLAGLTKDLLAGGALPEGTQPLN, encoded by the coding sequence GTGACCCTCTCCGATAAGGCCGCCGAGCTGCGGCGTCTGCACTCCGATCCCGAGATCCTCGTCGTCGTCAACGTCTGGGACGCGATCAGCGCGAAGGTCGTCGCCGACCAGGGCAGCAAGGCCCTCGCCACCGCCAGCCACTCCATCGCCGCGACGCTGGGCTACGCCGACGGGGAGAACATCCCCCGCGACCTGATGATCGACATGGTGGGGCGCATCGCCGCCGCCGTCGACATCCCCGTCACCGCCGACCTCGAGAGCGGGTACGGCGACGCGGGCGAGACCGTGCGCCGCGCGATCGGCGTCGGCATCGTCGGGGCCAACCTCGAGGACAAGATGGCGCCGCTGGCCGAGGCCGTCGCCGCGGTCGAGGCCGCGTTGAAGGCGGGCGAGTCCGAAGGCGTCGACTTCGTCCTCAACGCGCGCACCGACGCGTTCGTCAAGGCGGGCGACCGCGACAAGGCCGACGTGCTCAAGGACGCGATCGAGCGCGGCCGCGCGTTCGTCGACGCCGGTGCGCCGTGCGTGTTCGTCCCCGGCAAGCTCGACGAGCCCACCGTCGTCGCGCTCGTCGAGGGCATCGGCGAGCGCAAGGTCAGCGTGATCAACGTGCCCGGGTCGCTGCCGCAGGCCCGCCTGGCCGAGCTCGGCGTCGCGCGCATCTCGTTCGGCCCGTGGACGCAGCGCTCGGCGCTGACCCACCTGGCCGGCCTGACGAAGGACCTGCTCGCCGGCGGGGCGCTGCCCGAGGGCACGCAGCCGCTCAACTGA
- a CDS encoding uroporphyrinogen-III synthase: MTTTTASTTSPVEVPPLAGFTIGVTAARRAEELGTMLERRGACVLHGPALRIVPVSDDTDLQAATRDLIARPPDITVATTGIGYRGWVEAADGWGLGEDLLAALGSGTLLARGPKARGAIRASGLVDAWSPPSESSAEVLEYLLAGPLEGKRIAVQLHGEPLPDVVEALEIAGASVVQVPVYRWLPPADLGPLDRLLDSVLAGSVDALAFTSAPAAASLLARAGERGVREDLIAVLRGPVLSLCVGPVTAAPLEAVDIPTVQPQRSRLGAMVRKLEAEMPDRARRLPVAGHLLELRGQAVLVDGRLRAVPPAGMALLRSLARRPGRVVGRADLLRALPGGGDDEHAVETAMARLRASLGEPKLVQTVVKRGYRLALDPTGGGHCQNGDGR, from the coding sequence GTGACCACCACCACCGCATCCACCACGTCCCCCGTCGAGGTCCCCCCGCTGGCCGGGTTCACCATCGGCGTCACGGCCGCGCGACGGGCCGAGGAGCTCGGCACGATGCTGGAGCGCCGCGGAGCGTGCGTGCTGCACGGGCCCGCGCTCCGGATCGTCCCGGTCTCCGACGACACCGACCTGCAGGCCGCCACGCGCGACCTCATCGCGCGCCCGCCCGACATCACCGTCGCCACCACCGGGATCGGCTACCGCGGCTGGGTCGAGGCCGCCGACGGCTGGGGCCTCGGCGAGGACCTCCTCGCCGCGCTGGGCTCCGGCACGCTGCTCGCCCGCGGCCCGAAGGCGCGCGGGGCGATCCGGGCGTCCGGGCTGGTCGACGCGTGGTCGCCGCCGTCGGAGTCGTCGGCGGAGGTGCTGGAGTACCTGCTCGCGGGCCCGCTCGAGGGCAAGCGGATCGCGGTGCAGCTGCACGGCGAGCCGCTGCCCGACGTCGTCGAGGCGCTGGAGATCGCGGGCGCGTCCGTCGTCCAGGTGCCGGTGTACCGGTGGCTCCCGCCCGCCGACCTCGGCCCGCTCGATCGCCTGCTCGACTCCGTGCTCGCCGGCTCCGTCGACGCCCTCGCGTTCACCAGCGCCCCCGCCGCGGCGAGCCTGCTGGCCCGCGCCGGCGAGCGCGGTGTGCGCGAGGACCTGATCGCCGTCCTGCGCGGGCCGGTCCTGTCGCTGTGCGTCGGGCCGGTCACGGCGGCGCCGCTGGAGGCCGTCGACATCCCGACGGTGCAGCCGCAGCGCTCCCGCCTCGGGGCGATGGTGCGCAAGCTCGAGGCCGAGATGCCCGACCGGGCCCGCCGGCTTCCGGTCGCCGGGCACCTCCTGGAGCTGCGCGGGCAGGCCGTGCTCGTCGACGGTCGGCTGCGCGCGGTGCCACCCGCGGGCATGGCGCTGCTGCGGAGCCTCGCCCGCCGTCCCGGCCGGGTGGTGGGCCGCGCCGACCTGCTGCGCGCGCTGCCCGGCGGGGGCGACGACGAGCACGCCGTGGAGACGGCGATGGCGCGGCTGCGAGCCTCGCTGGGCGAGCCGAAGCTGGTGCAGACCGTGGTCAAGCGGGGGTACCGGCTCGCGCTCGATCCCACGGGCGGCGGGCACTGCCAGAACGGGGACGGCCGGTGA
- the nirD gene encoding nitrite reductase small subunit NirD produces MTATETTVRWATICPLDRLMPERGVAALVGDVQVAIFRLHDGSVHAVGNVDPFSGAAVMSRGIVGDRGGVSTVASPIYKQVFSLVDGRCLDDADVSLPSYPVRVADGQLDVGLPW; encoded by the coding sequence GTGACGGCCACGGAGACCACGGTCCGCTGGGCGACCATCTGCCCGCTCGACCGGTTGATGCCCGAGCGCGGGGTCGCGGCGCTCGTCGGGGACGTCCAGGTGGCGATCTTCCGGCTGCACGACGGCTCCGTGCACGCCGTCGGCAACGTCGACCCGTTCTCCGGGGCCGCGGTGATGTCGCGCGGGATCGTCGGCGACCGGGGCGGCGTGTCGACCGTCGCGTCACCGATCTACAAGCAGGTGTTCAGCCTCGTCGACGGGCGCTGCCTCGACGACGCCGACGTGTCGTTGCCCTCTTATCCGGTGCGCGTCGCGGACGGACAGCTGGACGTCGGGCTACCGTGGTAG